A single genomic interval of Dyella sp. GSA-30 harbors:
- a CDS encoding MbtH family protein — protein sequence MTHPFDDNEGRFLVLANEEGQHSLWPHFAAVPAGWDIRFGPESRQACLAYVEESWTDMRPRSLIAAME from the coding sequence ATGACCCATCCATTCGACGATAACGAAGGCCGTTTCCTCGTACTGGCGAACGAAGAAGGCCAGCATTCGCTTTGGCCGCATTTCGCTGCTGTTCCCGCCGGCTGGGATATCAGGTTCGGTCCGGAAAGCCGACAGGCCTGCCTCGCCTACGTAGAGGAAAGCTGGACGGATATGCGGCCGCGCAGCCTCATCGCTGCGATGGAGTGA
- a CDS encoding non-ribosomal peptide synthetase, with translation MIPLSFAQKGLWFVNKLEGPSATFNIPFALDLDGPLHVDALRAALRDLVARHEVLRTVIAEVDGSPTQHIQAIDNLDVPFYTVEVDESSFEHELAQAAAYRFELAHEIPLRATLYRHAAERHTLVLVMHHIASDGWSFAPLVRDLTMAYNARRKQAAPTWEPLPVQYADYALWQQEWMAEESDPHSDISQHIAYWKNALSDLPDVLDLPADRPRPPLPGRRGGSVSFHVNAATHGRLDALARQRQCTLFMVLHAAVASLMTRLGAGEDIPLGSPFAGRGDEALNDLIGCFTNVLVLRADTSGNPTFRQLLERVRDVDLAAYAHKDVPFERLVELLNPSRSAAYHPLFQVKLMLGMGGENELGFEQIDTRLRVLDGEGSRCDLGFNFNERRTAQGSPDGLDCLLEFTFDLFDRATVVTIGERLGRLLDAVADDPDQCIAAIDLADAQERRQTVELWNTPARANVSATAPTIDNATLGGQFARHVHERPDACALAFGDTSLTYRELDEQANRLGHHLQGLGVGPEVCVAICLPRSLDLIVAILAVAKAGGAYVPLDPDYPADRLAFILEDTMAPVLITVGALVDCLPSHWGSLVLLDADADDIAAHEGTPPEAATCPDHLAYVIYTSGSTGRPKGVAVTHRGVGNLVCEQIETLEVGVSSRILQFASASFDAAFWETCMGILSGACLVLAPSEAMLPGGPLAALIARHGVTHATLPPSALALMPEASLPEGFVLVTAGEACPPTLIDRWVPRVAMFNAYGPTETTVCATIAPSLPGSGRTPIGRPIRNFRVYVLDEHLNPALIGVPGELYIAGPGLARGYVNRPDLTADRFVANPFGAPGERMYRSGDRARWLANGQLDFLGRADQQVKLRGFRIELGEVEAALLTHLGVQNAVAVVREDTPGHRQLVAYVVAAHGHPIDASALRQSLGEQLPDYMIPAAVIPLDALPVSPTGKLDRKALPAPRFDTSDRREPRNVIERQLAELFMGVLGLPRIGIDDSFFDLGGDSILALQLKAQAFVRGIGFELATLFDHQTVAALALVVTIDAASDSTSVTDDTCDRFLPRLPEGVIDAYPLSHLQLGMFFHSDFEEATTLYHASMGFVVEMAYDERALEHTLSDLTKRHELLRTGFDLESFGEPLQLVYRQVTLPLTLGDLRGRSRIEQDEALSAWFRHDERGGFDKRKAPLMRIHVHLLADERFHLAISCHHAIMDGWSDGCLVTELLQRYEAHIEGRTIPAEPLAVSYRDYIRLERSAIASEQSRAFWGEALRGLDAHPPLRAAWASMSSGPAVAPIAVPRDTGVALVALAARLGAPLKSVLLAAHMAALGVICGTRDVATALVTNGRPEVPDGEKMIGLFLNSVPLRLRLDGPDWASAVRRTVELERDLMPHRRFPLPLILKEAGLHEALHVVFNYTHFHAYDDLGELGSRMAAQGGGGSNSFGLQVNFRPDGDGVAGWITGHASLYDGNTLARYADVYASMLASMAADAHGALPSIDLLTAQERKTLQSWRAVRDADNTPPLQWFDRQRDASPMAPAVCDASVELDYATLDGRARALASRLHAAGVGPESLVAIALPRSAEAVVAELAVMMAGAAFVPLDLAYPADRIAFILDDAKPACILTHQTIAQAWPASIPIIDMNDSAADQAHTNDAISIASPRAEHPAYVIYTSGSTGKPKGVTVTHRGIASLARSMTDRFTLDRGARVAQLASLSFDASVMEMLMALASGACLVVPPAGPLLGEDLAQFCQQQRITHALISPSALQTIDPASPGLPVTLIVGGEACPPDVVTRYASGRRMFNAYGPTEITICASISDPLIAATAPIGRPVDGAVLHVLDDLLRPVPPGVVGELYVASPGLARGYLGRPSLSAERFVAHPFGAPGERMYRTGDRVQWNAQGQLEFVGRSDQQIKIRGFRIEPGEIEAALKRLEHVQAAAVVVRGTATGRHLVAYVVPSSGQLDPAALRRELARVLPDYMVPAAVVSLPSLPLTVNGKLDARALPAPHFETTSAQAPRTPAEDMLAILFAEVLEAGAIGIEDSFFELGGDSLLAIRLVARINATFGTRLPIGALYGHPTVATLAHVLTEKHAHAQPLPSVLPLRVKGTDAPLFCLPPAGNVAWCYAGLVAHVRSDCPIYGLETPVDTAAETVEDIAHGHLARIRAIQPEGPYRLLGWSIGGLLAHAVATRLQAEGQHVELLVLLDSYPVDALPEPVAANDAMDRAPAPDHLVRWLQRAGAETAVDQLMGALENSYALASTFKPRTFDGDLIFVRATEPTRNMSLPSVAPWEEHITGALRVHEFATDHFSLLDSAHRAEIGNLLDRYLTP, from the coding sequence ATGATTCCCTTGTCATTCGCTCAAAAAGGCCTCTGGTTCGTCAACAAGCTTGAAGGACCAAGCGCAACCTTCAACATTCCTTTTGCACTGGATCTCGACGGTCCATTGCATGTCGACGCCCTCCGCGCGGCGCTGCGCGATCTGGTCGCACGCCATGAAGTGCTGCGCACCGTCATCGCAGAAGTCGATGGCTCACCCACGCAGCACATACAGGCTATCGATAACCTCGACGTCCCCTTTTATACCGTCGAGGTCGACGAATCGTCGTTCGAACACGAGCTTGCACAGGCGGCGGCATACCGTTTCGAACTCGCCCACGAAATTCCACTGCGCGCAACCTTGTATCGCCATGCCGCCGAGCGCCATACCCTGGTATTGGTGATGCACCATATCGCCAGCGATGGTTGGTCGTTCGCCCCGCTGGTACGCGATCTGACCATGGCCTACAACGCTCGCCGCAAGCAGGCCGCTCCGACATGGGAGCCGTTGCCGGTGCAGTATGCGGACTATGCGTTATGGCAGCAGGAATGGATGGCGGAAGAATCGGATCCGCACAGCGACATCTCGCAACACATCGCGTACTGGAAAAATGCGCTGTCCGATCTCCCCGATGTGCTCGACCTACCTGCAGACCGACCAAGGCCGCCCCTGCCCGGGCGCCGTGGCGGCAGCGTGAGTTTTCATGTGAATGCAGCCACGCATGGTCGACTCGATGCCCTGGCCAGGCAGCGGCAATGCACGCTTTTCATGGTGTTGCATGCCGCAGTCGCCAGCTTGATGACGCGCCTGGGCGCCGGTGAGGACATTCCGTTGGGCAGCCCGTTTGCCGGGCGCGGCGATGAAGCCCTCAACGACCTGATCGGCTGCTTCACCAATGTACTGGTATTGCGTGCCGATACGTCAGGAAATCCGACGTTTCGCCAATTGCTCGAGCGGGTGCGCGACGTCGACCTTGCCGCTTATGCGCACAAGGATGTGCCGTTCGAACGGCTGGTCGAGTTGCTCAATCCATCCCGTTCGGCGGCCTATCACCCGCTTTTCCAGGTCAAGCTGATGCTTGGCATGGGCGGCGAAAACGAGCTTGGTTTCGAGCAGATCGATACTCGCCTTCGCGTCCTCGACGGCGAGGGTTCGCGCTGCGATCTGGGCTTCAATTTCAACGAGCGACGTACGGCCCAAGGTTCACCCGACGGATTGGATTGCCTGCTGGAATTTACCTTCGATCTGTTCGATCGGGCGACCGTTGTCACGATCGGCGAACGTCTTGGCCGGCTGCTCGATGCCGTCGCGGACGATCCGGATCAGTGCATCGCCGCGATCGATCTGGCCGATGCGCAGGAGCGCAGGCAGACCGTGGAGCTATGGAATACACCAGCACGAGCCAACGTCAGTGCCACAGCCCCCACTATCGACAATGCAACGCTGGGCGGGCAATTCGCGCGTCATGTCCACGAGCGCCCCGATGCGTGTGCCCTCGCTTTTGGCGATACATCGTTGACCTATCGGGAACTGGATGAACAAGCCAATCGGCTGGGTCACCATCTGCAAGGTCTCGGCGTCGGCCCGGAAGTGTGCGTAGCCATTTGCCTGCCGCGCTCGCTGGACCTGATCGTGGCCATCCTTGCTGTGGCCAAGGCAGGTGGCGCCTATGTTCCGCTCGATCCGGACTATCCCGCCGACCGCCTGGCCTTCATTCTTGAAGACACCATGGCACCGGTGCTCATTACCGTCGGTGCGCTGGTCGATTGCCTGCCGTCGCACTGGGGAAGCCTGGTGCTGCTCGATGCCGACGCCGACGACATTGCCGCGCACGAGGGCACGCCCCCGGAGGCTGCGACATGCCCGGATCATCTGGCCTACGTGATTTACACATCAGGCTCGACAGGCCGCCCCAAGGGTGTGGCCGTCACGCATCGTGGTGTCGGCAATCTTGTATGCGAGCAGATAGAGACGCTTGAGGTCGGTGTGTCCTCGCGGATTCTTCAGTTCGCGTCCGCCAGTTTCGACGCGGCCTTCTGGGAAACCTGCATGGGCATCCTGAGCGGCGCCTGCCTTGTGCTCGCTCCCTCCGAAGCGATGCTGCCCGGCGGTCCGCTGGCCGCACTTATCGCCAGGCACGGTGTGACGCATGCAACGCTGCCACCCTCGGCGCTCGCCTTGATGCCGGAAGCCTCGTTACCGGAGGGCTTCGTGCTGGTGACGGCGGGTGAAGCCTGCCCGCCCACACTGATCGATCGCTGGGTGCCGCGCGTGGCGATGTTCAATGCCTACGGCCCTACCGAAACAACCGTCTGCGCGACTATTGCACCAAGCCTTCCCGGTAGCGGACGCACGCCGATCGGCCGCCCCATTCGCAACTTTCGAGTCTACGTGCTCGACGAGCATTTGAATCCTGCACTGATCGGCGTACCTGGCGAGTTGTATATCGCCGGTCCCGGGCTGGCCCGTGGTTATGTCAATCGCCCCGACCTTACTGCCGACAGGTTCGTCGCGAATCCCTTTGGTGCACCCGGCGAGCGCATGTATCGCAGTGGCGATCGCGCACGCTGGCTCGCCAACGGTCAGCTCGATTTCCTCGGACGCGCGGACCAGCAAGTCAAGCTGCGCGGCTTCCGTATCGAGCTTGGCGAAGTCGAGGCAGCGCTCCTGACGCACCTTGGCGTGCAGAATGCGGTCGCGGTTGTCCGCGAGGATACGCCCGGCCATCGTCAGCTCGTGGCCTATGTCGTTGCCGCGCACGGTCACCCTATCGATGCCTCCGCGCTTCGTCAGTCGCTTGGTGAGCAACTTCCCGATTACATGATCCCCGCGGCGGTCATACCGCTCGATGCACTACCCGTATCGCCGACCGGCAAACTCGATCGCAAGGCGCTGCCAGCACCGCGTTTCGACACAAGCGATCGCCGCGAGCCGCGCAACGTGATCGAGCGGCAGCTGGCGGAACTGTTCATGGGCGTGCTCGGCTTGCCGCGAATCGGCATCGACGACAGCTTCTTTGATCTCGGCGGGGACTCGATACTGGCGCTACAACTCAAGGCACAGGCCTTTGTGCGGGGCATCGGTTTCGAGCTCGCTACCTTGTTCGATCACCAGACCGTCGCGGCACTGGCGCTGGTGGTGACGATCGATGCGGCATCGGACTCGACCTCCGTCACCGACGATACCTGCGACCGCTTCCTGCCGCGGCTGCCCGAAGGCGTTATCGACGCCTACCCGCTCAGCCATCTACAGCTGGGCATGTTCTTCCATAGCGACTTCGAGGAAGCCACGACGCTCTACCACGCCTCGATGGGTTTCGTGGTCGAGATGGCTTATGACGAGCGCGCGCTTGAACACACTCTGAGCGATCTGACGAAACGACACGAGTTGCTGCGAACCGGATTCGATCTGGAATCCTTCGGCGAACCGCTGCAACTGGTTTACCGCCAGGTGACCTTACCGCTGACCCTTGGCGATCTACGCGGACGTTCACGTATCGAGCAGGATGAAGCGCTTTCGGCGTGGTTTCGCCACGACGAGCGCGGTGGTTTCGACAAGCGCAAAGCTCCCTTGATGCGTATACACGTTCATCTTCTTGCCGATGAACGCTTTCACCTGGCCATCAGTTGCCATCACGCGATCATGGATGGCTGGAGCGACGGTTGCCTCGTGACGGAGCTGCTGCAGCGCTACGAAGCCCATATCGAGGGCAGAACGATTCCGGCCGAACCGCTTGCCGTTTCCTATCGCGACTATATTCGCCTGGAGCGTTCGGCGATTGCGTCCGAGCAAAGTCGCGCGTTCTGGGGCGAAGCACTGCGCGGACTGGATGCTCACCCCCCACTTCGTGCCGCCTGGGCGTCCATGTCGTCCGGCCCAGCCGTCGCACCGATTGCCGTGCCGCGGGACACGGGCGTCGCGTTGGTTGCGCTGGCCGCACGATTGGGTGCGCCGCTGAAATCGGTGTTGCTGGCAGCGCATATGGCGGCTTTGGGCGTCATATGCGGGACGCGAGATGTCGCGACGGCATTGGTCACCAACGGTCGTCCGGAGGTGCCTGATGGCGAAAAAATGATTGGCCTGTTCCTCAATTCGGTGCCACTGCGACTGCGACTGGACGGTCCCGATTGGGCATCGGCGGTCCGCCGAACCGTGGAACTGGAACGCGATCTCATGCCACATCGGCGCTTTCCGTTGCCGTTGATTCTCAAGGAAGCGGGCCTGCACGAAGCGCTGCATGTGGTTTTCAATTACACCCACTTTCACGCGTATGACGACCTGGGCGAGTTGGGCAGCCGCATGGCCGCGCAGGGTGGCGGCGGCAGCAACAGCTTCGGCCTGCAGGTGAACTTCCGGCCCGATGGCGACGGCGTGGCCGGGTGGATCACCGGACATGCCTCGCTTTACGACGGCAACACCCTGGCCCGCTATGCCGATGTCTACGCCAGCATGCTCGCATCGATGGCTGCCGATGCGCATGGGGCACTGCCAAGTATCGACCTGCTCACAGCCCAGGAGCGGAAGACCTTGCAGTCGTGGCGCGCCGTACGCGATGCAGACAACACGCCGCCGTTGCAATGGTTCGACCGGCAGCGCGACGCATCACCGATGGCACCGGCGGTATGCGATGCATCCGTGGAGCTCGACTATGCGACGCTCGATGGACGCGCCCGTGCTCTGGCATCGCGCCTGCACGCCGCGGGTGTCGGGCCGGAGAGCCTGGTAGCCATCGCGTTGCCGCGCTCGGCTGAAGCCGTCGTGGCGGAACTGGCTGTCATGATGGCTGGCGCCGCCTTCGTTCCACTGGACCTTGCCTATCCCGCCGATCGCATTGCCTTCATTCTGGATGACGCCAAGCCGGCGTGCATTCTCACCCACCAGACGATCGCTCAGGCATGGCCCGCATCCATTCCCATTATCGACATGAATGACAGTGCGGCCGATCAGGCGCACACGAACGACGCGATATCGATCGCATCGCCCCGTGCCGAACATCCCGCGTATGTGATCTATACGTCCGGCTCGACCGGCAAGCCCAAAGGGGTGACGGTCACACATCGGGGTATCGCCAGCCTCGCCCGCAGCATGACGGACCGATTCACGCTTGACCGCGGCGCGCGCGTGGCGCAGCTGGCGTCGTTGAGTTTCGATGCATCGGTGATGGAAATGCTTATGGCGCTCGCCTCGGGCGCATGCCTGGTCGTGCCCCCGGCCGGCCCGTTGCTTGGCGAGGATCTGGCCCAGTTTTGCCAACAGCAGCGGATAACCCACGCGTTGATCTCGCCATCCGCCCTGCAAACGATAGATCCGGCCTCGCCAGGGCTGCCGGTGACGTTGATCGTGGGTGGCGAGGCATGTCCACCGGACGTAGTGACGCGATATGCGTCAGGCCGACGCATGTTCAACGCGTATGGGCCTACCGAGATCACCATTTGCGCGAGTATCAGCGACCCGCTGATCGCCGCCACGGCGCCGATCGGCCGCCCCGTCGATGGCGCGGTCCTGCATGTACTCGACGACCTGCTGCGCCCGGTGCCGCCGGGCGTGGTGGGAGAGCTTTATGTCGCCAGTCCTGGCCTGGCCCGGGGCTATCTCGGCCGCCCGTCCTTGAGTGCCGAACGCTTTGTCGCACACCCGTTCGGCGCGCCCGGTGAACGCATGTACCGAACCGGCGACCGGGTGCAATGGAACGCACAGGGACAACTCGAGTTTGTCGGTCGATCCGATCAACAGATAAAGATTCGTGGATTCCGCATCGAGCCCGGTGAGATCGAGGCCGCGCTCAAGCGCCTGGAGCACGTCCAGGCCGCAGCAGTCGTCGTGCGAGGGACAGCAACGGGGCGACACCTTGTTGCCTATGTGGTGCCCTCGTCAGGGCAGCTGGATCCGGCCGCGCTCCGGCGCGAGTTGGCACGCGTGTTACCGGACTACATGGTTCCCGCAGCCGTCGTTTCGTTGCCCTCCTTGCCCTTGACGGTCAATGGCAAGCTCGATGCACGCGCACTGCCAGCGCCACACTTCGAAACCACCTCCGCGCAGGCGCCTCGCACACCCGCGGAAGACATGCTTGCGATACTTTTTGCCGAGGTACTTGAGGCCGGCGCGATAGGCATCGAAGACAGTTTCTTTGAGCTGGGCGGCGACTCGCTACTGGCCATCCGGCTGGTAGCGCGGATAAACGCCACCTTCGGAACACGCCTGCCGATCGGCGCGCTCTATGGCCACCCGACCGTGGCGACACTGGCACACGTACTGACCGAAAAACACGCGCATGCACAACCGCTGCCTTCGGTGCTTCCATTGCGCGTAAAGGGCACGGATGCGCCGCTGTTCTGCCTGCCGCCCGCCGGAAATGTCGCCTGGTGCTACGCCGGCCTTGTCGCCCATGTCCGCAGCGATTGCCCGATCTACGGATTGGAAACACCTGTGGACACCGCTGCGGAGACGGTCGAGGACATCGCTCATGGCCACCTGGCCCGGATCCGGGCGATTCAACCGGAAGGTCCGTATCGCCTGCTTGGCTGGTCCATCGGCGGGCTGCTCGCTCACGCCGTGGCCACTCGGCTGCAGGCCGAGGGCCAGCACGTCGAACTGCTGGTGCTGCTGGACTCCTATCCGGTGGATGCGCTACCAGAACCGGTCGCTGCCAACGACGCCATGGATCGCGCACCGGCGCCAGATCATCTTGTGCGCTGGTTGCAACGTGCCGGCGCCGAGACCGCTGTCGACCAGCTGATGGGCGCGCTGGAAAACAGCTACGCACTGGCGAGCACGTTCAAGCCGCGCACGTTCGATGGCGATCTGATCTTTGTCCGCGCCACGGAACCGACGCGCAACATGTCGCTTCCCTCGGTTGCTCCGTGGGAGGAGCACATCACCGGAGCCCTTCGGGTACACGAATTTGCCACCGATCATTTCAGCTTGCTCGACAGTGCCCACCGGGCGGAGATCGGCAACCTGCTTGATCGCTATCTCACGCCATGA
- a CDS encoding MBL fold metallo-hydrolase, whose protein sequence is MSTTDNDNVYLAGDTKLEPLVFNWYAWSHLVSPVPLALNLVNRYLPMLKSFIANPAVHEAASKNPKMLGGSFLELKRDDVVAVRALQQRMLDEGRPLLEFAEDLLKFDRGVQQSSAGYSLDGLYNDLPPSLAGLVEATYDLSNRPTLRVLEELMIDDPTTHSAPQQVAFSRVRDERRNFFLNTPRLPNDDRMILPLSFNSPAYDLIAQSRIEPVSFAAIATALNVAQGAERDRLRAYFSDQPPQRNEPGYAADEVRLRYFGHACVLLQTDRTSILIDPFLTWDRDDTEGRLTFHDLPDYIDYVFLTHNHQDHFSIEVLLQLRKRIGKILVPRNNPHSFADPSMKLALEAMGHRNVVVMDPMDHLDLADGHLYSLPFYGEHADLSIASKHGLFVELKGRRLLFLADSDCKDRMLYRRIRARTGHVDHLFIGMECDGAPLSWLYGPYLGNKVTRKDDESRRLSGSDCEHAWAIVEEFGCNHIYVYAMGQEPWLRFVAGLELTASSKQIVESDTLIQRSRDAGHHAERLLGCRTFILPPSGTAPMAKRAPGDAHGRQQAEALLAGA, encoded by the coding sequence ATGAGCACGACCGACAACGACAATGTCTACCTTGCCGGCGATACCAAACTCGAACCCCTCGTGTTCAACTGGTATGCATGGAGCCACCTGGTCTCGCCCGTTCCCTTGGCGCTTAACCTGGTCAACCGTTATCTGCCGATGCTCAAGTCGTTCATCGCCAATCCAGCGGTACATGAAGCGGCATCGAAGAATCCGAAAATGCTTGGCGGCTCGTTCCTCGAGCTCAAGCGCGACGATGTCGTTGCCGTTCGCGCGTTGCAGCAACGCATGCTCGATGAAGGTCGGCCGTTGCTCGAGTTCGCGGAGGATCTGCTCAAGTTCGACCGCGGTGTACAGCAATCCTCAGCCGGCTACAGCCTGGACGGGCTCTACAACGACCTTCCGCCAAGTCTGGCGGGCCTGGTCGAGGCCACCTATGACCTGAGCAATCGCCCGACCCTGCGCGTTCTGGAAGAGCTGATGATCGACGATCCGACCACGCATAGCGCACCTCAGCAGGTTGCGTTTTCGCGCGTGCGCGACGAGCGGCGAAATTTCTTTCTGAACACGCCACGCTTGCCCAATGACGACAGAATGATCCTGCCGCTCTCGTTTAACAGCCCAGCCTACGATCTTATCGCGCAAAGCCGAATAGAACCCGTCTCTTTCGCTGCGATAGCTACTGCACTGAACGTGGCACAAGGCGCCGAGCGCGATCGTTTACGGGCTTACTTCAGCGACCAGCCGCCGCAGCGTAATGAACCGGGCTATGCCGCGGACGAGGTTCGCCTGCGCTACTTCGGTCACGCCTGTGTGCTGCTGCAGACCGACCGGACCTCGATTCTGATCGACCCGTTTCTGACCTGGGATCGGGACGACACCGAGGGACGCCTGACGTTTCATGATCTTCCCGACTATATCGACTATGTGTTCCTGACACACAATCACCAGGATCATTTCAGCATCGAGGTGTTACTGCAGTTGCGCAAAAGAATCGGCAAGATTCTGGTGCCGCGCAATAACCCCCATAGTTTCGCGGACCCTTCGATGAAACTCGCGCTCGAGGCGATGGGACACCGCAACGTCGTCGTGATGGATCCGATGGATCATCTCGACCTGGCCGACGGGCACCTTTATAGCCTGCCTTTCTACGGCGAACACGCCGACCTCAGCATCGCCAGCAAACATGGCCTGTTCGTCGAACTGAAAGGGCGCAGGCTGTTGTTTCTTGCGGACTCGGACTGTAAGGACCGCATGCTTTATCGCCGCATCCGTGCGCGTACAGGGCACGTGGACCACCTGTTTATCGGCATGGAATGCGATGGCGCACCGCTATCGTGGTTGTACGGCCCGTACCTCGGCAATAAGGTAACGCGCAAGGACGACGAGTCTCGCCGTCTATCCGGCTCGGACTGCGAGCATGCCTGGGCCATCGTGGAAGAGTTCGGTTGCAACCACATCTATGTGTACGCCATGGGACAAGAGCCCTGGCTGCGATTCGTTGCGGGGCTTGAGCTGACCGCATCGAGCAAACAGATTGTCGAGTCGGACACATTGATTCAACGCAGCCGGGACGCGGGCCACCACGCCGAAAGATTGCTGGGCTGCCGCACCTTCATTCTGCCGCCGAGCGGAACGGCGCCCATGGCGAAAAGGGCGCCCGGGGATGCACACGGTCGCCAGCAGGCGGAGGCGCTGCTCGCTGGTGCCTGA